The proteins below come from a single Rosa rugosa chromosome 2, drRosRugo1.1, whole genome shotgun sequence genomic window:
- the LOC133732936 gene encoding protein FAF-like, chloroplastic, with protein sequence MAACGSLQHIFETPLPAENPTLLDPLSSWNIQPVTPINNSSFTEIFGELHFNDNSPLSSSSPHVSTSFSSSSLVDFDSQPKIIKECNGNKNGETDHKINPISKEESFLSTEKNYNRSHKSSDSFSSMNSESLQLCTEGLGFESSGDVEDLRSSNVREEWQNIQEEQVSFTTKPCYMATSDNHFCGHRKSRSAGVGGFPPPISCISKSGKPWVCFKSYRHNGRFVLKEIRIPTQEFLHAYREGGRLKLNFIHHEDEQILSEVDREDDDDDDEEDCDDNTDDQEENEDEHADDDAVNEGNEANTGTCSTNEV encoded by the coding sequence ATGGCTGCCTGTGGAAGCCTCCAACACATCTTTGAGACCCCATTGCCCGCCGAGAACCCAACACTGCTCGACCCCCTCTCCTCGTGGAACATTCAGCCTGTCACACCCATCAACAACTCGTCCTTCACTGAGATCTTCGGAGAGCTGCATTTCAATGACAATTCTCCACTGTCATCATCATCACCTCATGTGTCAACATCCTTCTCATCATCATCTTTGGTCGATTTTGATTCACAACCCAAGATTATTAAGGAGTGCAATGGCAACAAAAATGGGGAGACTGACCACAAGATCAACCCCATATCAAAGGAAGAATCTTTTTTAAGCACAGAGAAGAACTACAACAGGTCTCATAAAAGCAGCGACAGCTTTTCATCAATGAATTCAGAAAGCTTGCAACTGTGCACAGAGGGGCTTGGTTTTGAGAGCTCAGGCGATGTGGAGGACTTGAGGAGTAGCAACGTGAGGGAAGAATGGCAAAATATTCAAGAGGAGCAGGTTAGTTTCACGACAAAGCCATGTTATATGGCAACATCAGATAATCATTTTTGTGGACATAGGAAGTCAAGGAGTGCTGGTGTTGGAGGATTCCCTCCACCAATTTCTTGCATAAGCAAGAGTGGGAAGCCTTGGGTTTGCTTCAAGTCTTATAGGCACAACGGCAGGTTTGTCCTcaaagaaataagaattccCACCCAGGAGTTCCTTCATGCATACAGAGAAGGTGGTCGTCTCAAGCTGAACTTCATTCACCATGAGGATGAACAGATCCTCAGCGAGGTAGATCGGGAAGAcgatgatgacgatgatgaagaagattgtGATGATAATACTGACGATcaggaagaaaatgaagatgagCATGCAGATGACGATGCAGTAAATGAAGGAAATGAGGCGAACACTGGAACTTGCAGTACAAATGAGGTCTGA
- the LOC133732937 gene encoding N-carbamoylputrescine amidase, producing MENKGKREVVVSALQFACTDDVATNVATAERLVRAAHSKGANIILIQELFEGYYFCQAQREDFIQRAKPYSNHPTILRMQKLAKELGVVIPVSFFEEANNAHYNSIAIIDADGADLGLYRKSHIPDGPGYQEKFYFNPGDTGFKVFQTKFAKIGVAICWDQWFPEAARALVLQGAEILFYPTAIGSEPQDGGLDSRDHWRRVMQGHAGANLVPVVTSNRIGKEIIETEHGKSEITFYGNSFIAGPTGEIVTAANDKDEAVLVAEFDLDKIKCKRHSWGVFRDRRPELYKVLLSLDGKNTP from the exons ATGGAAAACAAGGGTAAGAGGGAGGTGGTGGTCTCAGCTTTGCAGTTCGCTTGCACCGACGACGTCGCCACCAACGTCGCCACCGCCGAAAG GTTGGTTAGAGCTGCTCATTCAAAGGGTGCAAACATCATTCTTATACAG GAGCTTTTTGAAGGATATTACTTCTGTCAAGCACAAAGGGAGGACTTCATTCAGCGAGCAAAGCCTTACAGCAACCATCCAACTATTCTTAG GATGCAGAAACTTGCAAAAGAGTTGGGTGTGGTAATACCAGTTAGCTTTTTTGAAGAGGCGAACAATGCCCACTACAATTCAATTGCCATTATTGATGCAGATGGTGCCGATCTTGGACTTTATAGAAAGTCCCACATCCCAGATGGACCAG GCTACCAGGAAAAGTTCTACTTCAATCCAGGTGACACTGGATTCAAG GTTTTCCAGACCAAGTTCGCAAAAATAGGAGTTG CAATTTGCTGGGATCAATGGTTTCCTGAGGCAGCCCGAGCTTTGGTTCTTCAAGGTGCAGAGATTTTGTTTTATCCTACTGCTATTGGTTCTGAACCTCAAGATGGAGGACTTGATTCTAGGGATCACTGGAGGCGAGTAATGCAAGGGCATGCTGGGGCGAATTTG GTGCCTGTAGTAACATCAAACCGCATAGGAAAGGAGATAATTGAGACTGAGCATGGAAAGAGTGAGATCACATTTTATGGTAACTCTTTCATAGCAG GACCTACTGGAGAAATTGTTACAGCTGCTAATGATAAAGATGAAGCGGTACTAGTGGCAGAATTTGATTTGGATAAGATCAAATGCAAGAGGCATAGCTGGGGAGTATTCCGTGATCGACGTCCAGAGTTATACAAGGTGCTACTTTCGTTAGATGGCAAGAACACCCCATAG
- the LOC133732944 gene encoding NAC domain-containing protein 101-like, with amino-acid sequence MAILSNKLPVGVRFLPTDHELLDYYLRTRIAMGDQFRTDFVADCPHFYGDKEPWVVWQIYGGGESKKVEDEKTLYFFTHRRRLSPTAKRFDRKVGSGTWSGQYSREVEDDGVVIGLKREFRYEGGCDESHNDAWLMQEFQLDDDSDLVLCSLRKNPRKAQGSNDKKRSIGDQPTKPKSKRQKKEGSCVHQEQGSSTVHPNYELPYPQMDVHPNHELPYPQMDDLDFYFPEIYPDLFVDDGRDLFTMDELLGQTPVWEEGNNFSLVTGVALL; translated from the exons ATGGCAATTCTCTCCAACAAACTCCCAGTCGGGGTCAGGTTCCTTCCCACTGACCACGAACTGCTCGATTACTATCTCCGCACAAGGATCGCCATGGGTGACCAGTTTCGCACCGATTTCGTCGCCGATTGTCCTCATTTTTACGGAGACAAGGAGCCCTGGGTTGTCTGGCAGATCTACGGCGGCGGTGAGTCCAAGAAAGTGGAGGATGAAAAGACTCTCTATTTTTTCACCCATCGGAGAAGGCTGAGTCCCACCGCCAAGagatttgatcggaaagtgggttcCGGCACTTGGAGTGGTCAGTATTCGAGAGAAGTTGAGGATGATGGTGTTGTTATTGGGCTCAAGCGGGAGTTCCGATACGAGGGCGGCTGTGACGAGAGTCACAACGACGCTTGGTTGATGCAAGAGTTTCAGCTTGATGATGATTCGGATTTGGTACTGTGCTCTCTGAGAAAGAACCCCAGAAAGGCTCAGGGGAGCAATGACAAAAAGAGGAGCATCGGGGATCAACCCACAAAGCCTAAATCTAAAAGGCAGAAAAAGGAAGGGAGTTGTGTTCATCAGGAACAAGGCAGCAGTACTGTTCATCCCAATTACGAGTTGCCCTATCCACAAATGGATGTTCATCCCAATCACGAGTTGCCCTATCCACAAATGGATGATCTAGATTTTTATTTTCCTGAGATTTATCCAGATCTGTTTGTTGATGATGGGCGTGATTTATTTACTATGGATGAATTGCTTGGA CAAACCCCAGTTTGGGAGGAGGGCAACAACTTCAGTTTGGTTACAGGAGTAGCACTTCTTTGA
- the LOC133732935 gene encoding rho GTPase-activating protein 5-like, translating into MTELVLHSRPDHFSSSPTPTTSSSSSSSSSSPPPSLTSAPPSSLTCAPPRDESWVTDCDARQQLSLLALLVTFFRKSLSHCKRERRELCAMEIGWPTNVRHVAHVTFDRFNGFLGLPVEFEPELPSRPPSASRTVFGVSTKSMQLSYDSRGNSVPTILLLMQGRLYAEGGLQVEGIFRINGENSQEEHIRGQLNRGDVPEGIDIHCLAGLIKAWFRELPVGLLDSLAPEQVMQCQTEDDCLELVRLLPSTEVALLDWAVNLMADVVEHEHLNKMNVRNIAMVFAPNMTQMADPLTALMYAVQVMNFLKILILKTLRERKGNVVEARVFCVKPADENGHQSCSQSCREDVVEESLVENPIPNGRDCCGTSDQVDTLGNEMEAVNTMTIEVQGDSGKSETDQLNNSTFKMRPERISDQQAAVWGTGPVEKARKISNLSRIDSRRELIEAWR; encoded by the exons ATGACAGAGCTCGTCCTCCATTCTCGTCCTGACCATTTCTCTTCATCTCCAACACCCaccacctcttcttcttcttcttcttcttcttcttctccaccaCCCTCCTTAACCTCCGCACCGCCGTCTTCTTTAACCTGCGCACCCCCGAGGGACGAGTCTTGGGTGACGGACTGTGACGCCCGGCAGCAGCTGTCCCTGTTGGCATTGCTGGTCACGTTTTTCAGGAAGTCTTTGAGTCATTGCAAGAGGGAAAGGAGGGAGCTTTGTGCCATGGAGATCGGCTGGCCTACCAATGTGCGCCACGTGGCACATGTCACCTTTGACAGGTTCAATGGCTTCTTGGGTTTGCCTGTTGAGTTTGAGCCTGAACTTCCCAGTAGGCCTCCGAGTGCAAG tCGAACTGTTTTTGGAGTATCTACCAAATCCATGCAATTGTCTTATGACTCTAGAGGGAATAGTGTGCCGACAATTCTCTTGCTTATGCAAGGGCGGTTGTATGCTGAAGGAGGTCTACAG GTAGAAGGGATATTCAGAATTAATGGAGAAAACAGTCAAGAAGAGCATATAAGAGGCCAATTAAACAGGGGAGATGTACCAGAAGGCATTGACATACACTGCTTGGCAGGGCTGATCAAG GCTTGGTTTAGGGAACTCCCAGTTGGGCTTCTGGATTCTCTAGCCCCTGAGCAGGTAATGCAGTGCCAGACAGAAGATGACTGCTTAGAGCTTGTGAGGCTTCTACCCTCTACCGAAGTTGCTCTATTGGATTGGGCGGTCAACCTTATGGCTGATGTTGTCGAACACGAACATCTAAACAAGATGAATGTGCGCAACATTGCCATGGTTTTTGCACCGAACATGACTCAG ATGGCAGATCCTTTGACTGCACTGATGTATGCTGTTCAAGTGATGAACTTCCTCAAGATTCTTATTCTGAAGACACTGcgagaaaggaaaggaaatgtGGTAGAGGCCCGTGTCTTTTGTGTAAAACCTGCTGATGAGAATGGACACCAGAGCTGTTCGCAATCATGCCGTGAAGATGTTGTCGAAGAGAGCCTGGTTGAGAACCCAATTCCTAATGGCAGGGACTGTTGTGGTACTTCTGATCAAGTTGACACTTTGGGTAATGAAATGGAAGCTGTAAACACCATGACAATTGAAGTTCAAGGGGACTCTGGGAAGAGCGAAACTGATCAATTGAATAATTCAACTTTCAAAATGAGACCTGAAAGAATAAGTGATCAGCAAGCTGCAGTATGGGGAACAGGGCCCGTTGAGAAGGCTAGGAAAATCAGCAACCTGAGTCGCATAGATTCAAGGAGGGAGCTAATTGAAGCCTGGCGGTAA
- the LOC133732930 gene encoding protein FAR1-RELATED SEQUENCE 5-like — MDGSYESSMCNGSNCNEMQYKGVRYDKLSTEDLKGQEFKTVEEAESFYNAYAKAMGFGVRNDYKRLSIRITGRVTSLRLVCSAQGKRREEYMSNKKRVRRPKKETRFSCPCLFKVRYRSNINAYIVDDFITNHSHQLAQAHESHLLRSHRSVEDQHLALATSMQRVSVKPCHTYEYIVDRSGGFKNVGFIMKDLYNKLDSRRREILLEGDAEAALAYMRGKVATDSHFYCKFSIDEDNRLANMFWRDSNSLVDYTCFGDVLVFDSTYKTNPYEKPLVLFVGSNNHLSTTVFGFALLMDETIETYTWVLETFISSMNNKRPVAVLTDGDEAMRRAIEVVLPGCAHRLCTWHIAKNARRHLRKNSVFSEFRRCMWDEVTPDGFEKRWNAMVNTHGLHNKDWVKMMYEKRQIWAEAFISGHFFARMRSTQRCEGMNSYMKGYLKNGVKLFELIPALDRALLRLRNKVVEEDFKSNNSSHVLTSSLRKLEHHAGTMFTDSVFEHVRNEIDGVGDLITSRTMVFGSSRVYFTSSYNNNKQEIEYTTVYYPDENNPRMECSCKLFE; from the exons ATGGATGGATCATATGAATCTTCAATGTGTAATGGAAGTAACTGTAATGAAATGCAATATAAGGGAGTTCGGTATGATAAGTTGTCTACAGAAGATCTTAAAGGGCAGGAGTTTAAGACTGTGGAGGAAGCTGAATCATTTTACAATGCCTATGCAAAGGCTATGGGTTTTGGTGTTAGAAACGACTACAAGAGATTAAGTATACGCATAACAGGGAGAGTCACTTCATTGCGGTTGGTTTGTTCTGCTCaagggaaaagaagagaagagtaCATGAGTAACAAGAAAAGAGTTCGCAGgccaaagaaagaaacaagatTCAGTTGTCCATGCTTGTTCAAAGTAAGGTACCGTTCGAATATTAATGCCTATATTGTTGATGATTTCATAACGAACCACTCACATCAGCTTGCACAAGCACATGAGTCGCATCTTCTTCGATCACACAGATCAGTTGAAGATCAACATTTAGCACTGGCCACATCTATGCAGAGAGTGTCTGTTAAGCCTTGTCATACATATGAATACATTGTTGATAGATCAGGAGGTTTTAAGAATGTCGGGTTTATTATGAAGGACTTGTACAACAAGTTAGATTCAAGACGCCGAGAAATTTTACTTGAGGGTGATGCAGAAGCTGCACTTGCATATATGAGAGGCAAAGTTGCCACAGACTCGCATTTCTACTGTAAGTTTAGCATAGATGAAGATAATAGGTTGGCGAATATGTTTTGGAGAGACTCTAATTCTCTGGTGGATTATACTTGTTTTGGAGATGTCTTGGTGTTTGATAGTACCTACAAAACCAATCCTTATGAGAAGCCGTTAGTGTTGTTTGTTGGTTCAAACAATCATTTATCAACCACAGTTTTTGGTTTTGCATTACTCATGGATGAAACGATTGAGACTTACACATGGGTTTTGGAGACCTTTATATCGTCTATGAATAACAAAAGGCCTGTAGCTGTTTTGACTGATGGGGATGAAGCAATGCGAAGGGCTATTGAAGTGGTACTCCCTGGTTGTGCTCATCGTCTGTGTACGTGGCACATAGCAAAGAATGCCCGGAGGCACCTGCGTAAGAACAGTGTATTTTCTGAATTTAGACGTTGTATGTGGGATGAAGTCACTCCAGATGGTTTTGAAAAACGCTGGAATGCTATGGTTAACACACATGGTCTCCACAATAAGGATTGGGTTAAGATGATGTATGAAAAGAGGCAAATATGGGCAGAGGCATTTATTAGTGGCCATTTTTTTGCCCGTATGAGAAGCACGCAGAGATGTGAGGGTATGAATAGCTATATGAAGGGTTATCTGAAAAACGGTGTGAAATTATTTGAACTTATTCCGGCACTTGATAGGGCATTGTTACGGCTTAGGAACAAGGTTGTGGAAGAGGATTTTAAGTCCAATAACTCTAGTCATGTCCTTACTTCTTCACTTCGAAAATTGGAACATCATGCAG GTACTATGTTCACTGATAGTGTGTTTGAGCATGTACGTAACGAGATTGATGGGGTCGGCGATTTAATAACATCTCGAACTATGGTGTTTGGTTCAAGTCGTGTATACTTTACATCTAGTTACAATAACAACAAGCAAGAGATTGAGTACACGACGGTTTACTATCCTGATGAAAACAATCCTCGTATGGAGTGTTCATGTAAGCTGTTTGAATAA